A single Bacteroidales bacterium DNA region contains:
- the sppA gene encoding signal peptide peptidase SppA, with translation MKSFFKYLLASILGVIIGFAVIFFILAGVIGAMISVQDKPVSVKDNTILLLKFDQPINDRKSSMPAFALNFANFGASGSMGLNEILDNIKKAKKDQHIEGIYLQLSGLQTGIATIEEIRNALIDFKSSGKFIIAFSETYTQGSFYLASIADHIYLNPGGSVNFIGLSADLMFYKKALEKLDIEPEVIRHGRFKSAVEPFMYDKMSPENREQIKSYMGSIWNHIVTRISESRNVSVDSLNTFADSLLLWDNKAAERYGIVDAILYKDQVLDTLASLVNISNSKDLEFISYQKYLRVPDETKDYSKNKIAVIYAEGDIVPGEASEGTIGSDALAKTIRNARQDSSIKAIVFRVNSPGGSALASEVIWREIKLARDVKPVIASMGDVAASGGYYIVTAASSIIANPNTITGSIGVFGILVNAGDFFNNKLGITTDVEKTNTWSDFGSIYRPLEDPERQVLQNMVDDTYHTFVTRVSDGRSLAYDNVDKIGEGRVWSGFNAKGLGLVDTLGGLNTAIDIAVKAAGVSDYRLVELPKQEDAFTQVFKEITGDIRQRLIREEVPQVYKQYRYFRDLIRKDRVQARLPFDITVH, from the coding sequence ATGAAAAGCTTTTTCAAATATTTACTTGCCAGTATCTTAGGCGTAATTATAGGATTTGCTGTTATTTTCTTCATTTTAGCAGGGGTGATTGGCGCCATGATCTCGGTTCAGGACAAGCCTGTGAGTGTTAAAGACAACACTATCCTGCTGTTGAAATTCGACCAGCCTATAAACGACCGCAAATCTTCGATGCCTGCTTTTGCCTTGAATTTTGCCAATTTCGGCGCTTCAGGTTCTATGGGTCTCAATGAAATTCTTGACAATATCAAAAAGGCAAAAAAAGATCAGCATATAGAAGGAATTTATCTCCAGCTTTCCGGGCTGCAAACCGGGATTGCCACAATTGAAGAGATCAGAAATGCACTAATTGATTTTAAAAGCTCAGGTAAATTCATTATTGCATTCAGCGAAACTTACACCCAGGGCTCTTTTTACCTGGCTTCAATAGCTGATCACATTTACCTCAACCCCGGCGGATCGGTTAATTTCATTGGACTCAGCGCTGACCTGATGTTTTATAAAAAAGCACTTGAGAAACTTGACATTGAGCCTGAAGTGATCCGTCATGGCCGGTTCAAAAGTGCTGTAGAGCCTTTCATGTATGATAAAATGAGTCCCGAAAACCGTGAACAGATCAAATCATACATGGGATCCATCTGGAATCACATAGTAACCCGCATTTCTGAAAGCAGGAATGTATCGGTTGACAGTCTGAATACCTTCGCCGACAGCCTTTTGTTGTGGGATAACAAAGCCGCAGAGCGATACGGGATAGTGGATGCCATTCTATACAAGGACCAGGTTTTGGATACCCTGGCATCCCTTGTGAATATTTCAAATTCAAAAGATCTTGAATTTATAAGTTACCAGAAATACCTCCGGGTGCCTGATGAAACCAAGGATTACTCGAAAAATAAAATTGCCGTTATCTATGCCGAAGGTGATATTGTCCCTGGTGAAGCCAGTGAAGGAACTATCGGTTCTGATGCTTTGGCAAAGACAATAAGGAACGCCCGCCAGGATTCCTCTATAAAAGCCATCGTGTTCAGGGTAAATTCACCCGGTGGAAGCGCCCTGGCTTCTGAGGTTATTTGGAGAGAAATCAAACTGGCACGTGACGTTAAACCGGTTATAGCTTCAATGGGTGATGTGGCAGCTTCAGGCGGATACTATATTGTAACTGCTGCCAGTTCAATTATCGCCAACCCGAATACAATTACCGGTTCAATAGGAGTATTCGGCATCCTGGTTAACGCAGGAGATTTTTTCAATAATAAACTGGGTATTACAACAGACGTGGAAAAAACAAATACATGGTCTGATTTCGGTTCCATATACAGGCCCCTGGAAGATCCTGAACGGCAGGTACTGCAGAATATGGTTGATGATACTTACCATACATTTGTTACCCGCGTATCGGATGGCCGGTCACTGGCTTATGACAATGTAGATAAAATAGGTGAAGGACGGGTATGGAGCGGATTCAATGCAAAGGGTCTTGGCCTGGTTGATACATTGGGAGGACTGAACACAGCAATTGATATTGCTGTAAAAGCTGCAGGTGTAAGTGATTACAGATTAGTTGAGCTTCCAAAACAGGAAGACGCCTTTACTCAGGTGTTTAAAGAGATTACCGGCGACATCCGTCAAAGGCTCATACGTGAAGAAGTGCCCCAGGTTTACAAACAATACAGGTATTTCAGGGATCTGATCCGGAAAGACCGGGTTCAGGCAAGACTTCCATTTGACATAACCGTGCATTAG
- the radC gene encoding DNA repair protein RadC, protein MESYKSLSIRNWAVEDRPREKMLTSGTQSLSDAELIAILIGSGTRNISAVDLARQILHMAGNSLDRLGKYSIHDLNKIKGIGQARAVTILAALELGRRRKIADVPDEVKITGSADVFNLVFPLLTDLTYEEFWILLLNRSNKVILKQKISQGGITGTVTDIRLILKTALENLATSLILSHNHPSGNLQPSEADIAITRRLKETASLMDITLLDHIIVAGKNYFSFADENLI, encoded by the coding sequence ATGGAAAGTTACAAGTCGTTATCAATCCGTAATTGGGCGGTTGAAGACCGGCCGCGTGAAAAAATGCTCACTTCCGGCACTCAAAGTCTGAGTGATGCCGAACTTATTGCCATCTTAATCGGATCGGGGACACGAAATATTTCGGCTGTTGACCTGGCCCGGCAGATTTTGCATATGGCAGGAAACAGTCTTGACCGCCTTGGAAAATACAGTATTCATGACCTGAATAAAATTAAAGGTATAGGCCAGGCAAGGGCAGTTACTATTCTGGCTGCACTGGAGCTCGGAAGGAGAAGAAAAATAGCCGACGTCCCTGATGAAGTCAAAATTACAGGCAGTGCCGATGTATTTAACCTTGTTTTCCCACTTCTCACCGATCTGACATATGAAGAATTCTGGATTCTGCTTCTTAACCGGTCTAATAAGGTCATCCTGAAACAAAAAATCAGCCAGGGCGGCATCACTGGTACGGTTACCGATATCCGTCTTATACTGAAAACGGCATTGGAAAACCTGGCTACTTCACTTATCCTGAGCCATAACCACCCATCGGGCAACCTGCAGCCCAGTGAAGCGGATATAGCGATCACCCGGCGGCTTAAGGAAACAGCATCCCTCATGGACATAACACTTCTCGATCATATCATTGTGGCTGGAAAAAACTACTTTAGTTTCGCCGATGAAAATCTGATCTGA
- a CDS encoding SMP-30/gluconolactonase/LRE family protein: protein MRLPLISFFILYAGISMGQQVPTDPNATLLKTGTGYAFTEGASCDRNGNVFFTDQPNDKIYTWNEKDGIRLFKDGAERANGTEFDTKGNLIICADINNSILKIDAKGKINSVYNKGYSGKYLNGPNDLWIDQSGGIYFTDPYYYRDYWEAGHTMQQDAQAVYYLKPEGELVRVVSDLKQPNGIAGTPDGKFLYVADIAAGKTYRYKILPDGKLAEKTLFANAGSDGMTTDEKGNVYLTYGKVQVFNSRGEKLGDIDLPENPSNLCFGGKNHNILFITARTSVYTIKMNVKGF, encoded by the coding sequence ATGAGACTACCGCTTATCTCCTTTTTCATTTTATATGCTGGAATATCCATGGGCCAGCAAGTTCCGACAGATCCGAATGCAACATTGCTGAAAACCGGAACCGGGTATGCTTTTACAGAAGGCGCTTCATGCGACAGGAATGGAAATGTTTTTTTCACTGATCAGCCTAACGATAAGATTTATACATGGAATGAAAAAGACGGGATTCGTCTTTTTAAAGACGGAGCTGAAAGGGCTAATGGTACTGAATTCGATACAAAGGGAAATCTTATAATCTGTGCCGACATAAACAACAGTATTCTTAAGATCGATGCCAAGGGTAAGATTAATTCAGTTTATAATAAGGGATATTCCGGAAAGTACCTGAACGGACCAAATGACTTGTGGATTGATCAGTCAGGAGGAATCTACTTCACCGATCCTTATTATTACCGTGATTACTGGGAAGCAGGTCATACCATGCAGCAGGATGCACAGGCTGTTTATTACCTGAAGCCTGAAGGTGAACTGGTCAGGGTAGTTTCCGATCTTAAGCAGCCAAACGGAATTGCAGGTACACCGGATGGCAAATTTCTTTATGTGGCCGACATTGCTGCGGGCAAAACCTACCGGTATAAAATATTGCCGGATGGAAAACTGGCAGAGAAAACGCTGTTTGCCAATGCAGGTTCCGATGGCATGACAACAGACGAAAAGGGGAATGTGTACCTGACTTACGGTAAAGTACAGGTTTTTAATAGCCGGGGTGAAAAGCTGGGGGATATTGACTTACCTGAAAATCCATCAAATCTTTGTTTCGGAGGGAAGAACCATAATATACTATTCATAACCGCAAGAACATCGGTATATACCATTAAGATGAATGTGAAGGGATTTTAG
- the folK gene encoding 2-amino-4-hydroxy-6-hydroxymethyldihydropteridine diphosphokinase, with protein MNRVYLSLGSNMGNRESNMNKAVALLVSHGIKINSASFIYETEPWGSPDQQNFYNRVIDISTELKPVDLLKTVQAIEKKMGRKRSEIRYAPRPIDIDILFFENLIYTSESLKIPHPLIHLRRFVLIPLADIAPGLRHPVLGKTVTELLSRCDDDNAVTRLL; from the coding sequence ATGAACAGAGTTTATCTTTCACTCGGAAGTAATATGGGAAACCGCGAATCAAATATGAACAAGGCGGTTGCCCTGTTGGTTTCCCATGGTATAAAGATAAATTCAGCATCGTTCATCTATGAAACCGAGCCATGGGGAAGTCCTGATCAGCAAAACTTCTATAACAGGGTTATTGATATCAGCACTGAATTAAAACCTGTTGATTTACTCAAAACGGTCCAGGCGATTGAGAAGAAAATGGGCAGGAAGCGTTCAGAAATTCGTTATGCTCCAAGGCCGATTGATATAGATATTTTGTTTTTTGAGAACCTGATATATACCTCCGAAAGTCTTAAAATACCGCATCCGCTTATCCATCTGCGCCGCTTTGTGCTTATTCCGCTTGCCGATATAGCGCCCGGGTTAAGGCATCCGGTACTGGGCAAAACAGTAACCGAGTTGCTCAGCCGGTGTGATGATGACAATGCTGTAACCCGCTTACTCTGA
- a CDS encoding 30S ribosomal protein S16, with translation MPVKIRLSKKGRKKLPYYHIVVADSRAPRDGKFISRIGLYNPQTNPATIELNFDSALDWLQKGAQPTDTCRAILSDKGVMMKKHLLEGAKKGAFSVEEAETRFQKWMSDKTARVKAQTDKVSKTKADEAKKRFDAETKVKEAKAEALAKKLKAQAEEAKAASSEAEPVANAEEAPAENAEGTAEA, from the coding sequence ATGCCCGTAAAAATCAGATTATCTAAAAAAGGCCGTAAAAAGTTGCCTTACTACCACATTGTGGTAGCAGATAGCAGGGCGCCACGTGATGGTAAATTTATATCGAGGATTGGCTTGTACAATCCCCAGACTAATCCTGCTACTATTGAATTAAACTTTGATAGTGCATTAGATTGGTTACAAAAGGGCGCTCAACCTACCGACACCTGTAGGGCTATTTTATCCGACAAAGGTGTGATGATGAAAAAGCATCTTCTCGAAGGTGCAAAGAAAGGTGCTTTCTCAGTTGAAGAGGCTGAAACTCGTTTCCAGAAATGGATGAGTGACAAAACCGCAAGGGTAAAAGCCCAGACGGACAAAGTTTCGAAGACTAAGGCAGATGAGGCAAAGAAACGCTTCGACGCTGAAACTAAAGTAAAAGAGGCCAAGGCTGAAGCACTGGCTAAAAAACTGAAAGCCCAGGCTGAAGAGGCAAAAGCAGCAAGCTCAGAAGCTGAACCTGTTGCCAATGCAGAAGAAGCCCCGGCCGAAAATGCTGAAGGTACAGCCGAAGCCTGA
- the lpxK gene encoding tetraacyldisaccharide 4'-kinase, which produces MIKQKLIKRPALLPFTFFYGLAVLLRNWLFDIRILKSKKFKIPVISIGNITVGGTGKTPHVEYLVDLLRKEYSLAVLSRGYKRKTKDFRFASKRSPIKEIGDEPLQIKLKFPTVPVAVERDRVKGIKKLMHSIHDLEVVILDDAYQHRKVKPGLSILLIDYNRPIFNDILLPAGNLREFRRNTNRADMIVVTKCPENLTQHEGEIFISKLDVRNKQEVFFTRYEYGSPMPVFPFRNHEELTYKHLHKSGTCIMLVTGIANPFPLKNFLAEIVNVREEMAFPDHHNFSRQDIQLIRRTFNTMEAEDKYIIVTEKDAVRIRESEFDEKNFKKSFYYIPIEVRFLLKGEKPFNKRVLKYLKKTL; this is translated from the coding sequence ATGATTAAACAGAAGCTCATAAAAAGACCGGCACTTTTGCCTTTCACCTTTTTTTACGGGCTGGCTGTACTATTAAGAAACTGGCTTTTTGATATCCGGATTCTTAAATCGAAAAAATTTAAGATTCCCGTTATATCCATTGGTAACATTACTGTTGGCGGAACCGGAAAAACACCTCATGTAGAATACCTGGTTGATCTGCTCCGGAAAGAATATAGTCTTGCGGTTCTTAGCCGGGGTTATAAAAGAAAAACAAAGGATTTCCGTTTTGCTTCGAAACGCTCACCAATAAAGGAAATTGGTGATGAACCCCTTCAGATCAAGCTTAAGTTTCCCACCGTTCCTGTTGCCGTTGAACGCGACAGGGTGAAAGGTATAAAAAAGCTGATGCATTCCATTCACGACCTTGAGGTGGTTATCCTCGATGACGCATACCAGCACCGCAAGGTAAAGCCAGGCCTTTCCATTTTGCTCATCGATTATAACAGGCCTATCTTCAACGACATCCTGCTTCCAGCAGGAAATCTTCGTGAATTCAGAAGGAATACAAACAGGGCGGATATGATTGTAGTGACAAAATGCCCTGAAAACCTTACGCAGCATGAAGGTGAAATATTTATTTCAAAATTGGATGTCAGAAATAAACAGGAGGTATTTTTTACCCGGTACGAATATGGTTCACCCATGCCGGTTTTCCCTTTCAGAAACCACGAAGAACTTACCTATAAACATCTTCATAAATCAGGAACTTGCATAATGCTGGTAACGGGAATAGCCAATCCGTTCCCCCTGAAAAATTTCCTGGCCGAGATTGTAAATGTAAGGGAAGAAATGGCATTCCCCGATCACCATAATTTTTCAAGGCAGGATATCCAACTTATCCGCCGTACTTTCAATACAATGGAAGCGGAAGATAAATACATAATTGTTACCGAGAAAGACGCCGTAAGAATAAGGGAATCAGAATTCGATGAGAAAAATTTTAAGAAATCATTCTACTATATTCCTATTGAAGTAAGATTCCTTCTCAAGGGTGAAAAACCATTTAATAAGAGAGTGCTGAAATATCTGAAGAAAACTTTATAG
- the rpsT gene encoding 30S ribosomal protein S20: MANHKSSVKRNRQDEARKTKNKYAARTTRNALKEMRATTDKTAAAEKLPKVASMLDKLAKKRIIHPNKAANLKAELSKQVNNLK; this comes from the coding sequence ATGGCAAACCATAAGTCATCAGTAAAAAGGAACAGACAAGACGAAGCACGGAAAACAAAAAATAAATATGCCGCCCGTACAACCCGTAATGCGTTAAAAGAAATGCGTGCCACCACAGATAAAACCGCAGCAGCTGAAAAGCTTCCGAAAGTCGCTTCCATGCTGGATAAACTTGCCAAGAAAAGAATCATTCATCCCAATAAGGCAGCTAACCTTAAAGCTGAACTTTCAAAGCAGGTTAATAACCTTAAGTAG